AAGGATCCGCCTTGAAACGCTTCTCCAAATATCGCAACCGTCGCAACGCAATGGCGTGACTATCGGGAAATTCTATACTATCGTAGCGCCATAAAAGCCCAATCTCGCATCCACCTTCGACTCTCCTAGTCGTCCTCTCGAGTATAGTCCTCGCTCGCCGATCATTGTCTGATTCTGAGCAGCGATCCACTGAAacgctcaaggacagtttggatgactcaggatatcccaaaaccatgtCTCTTGGTCTTCACGAATATGTTATGAACATATTTGAATACATATTCAATCCTAGAAtgacgaaaaaagctagagTCGTGGTTGTAGAtcacaagttctgaactcaaggatggtttggatgacccaggatatcccaaaatcaTCTAACTAAGTCCCTTGATCATTTAGAATATGTTATAGATATgtttgaatacatatccaagcttggagtgACGAAAAATGCTCTCAAAGTAATTGTAGATCTAGTACATCccgaaaaattattttccaaCTTGTTTTGTCATTCCTCCATCATAAATCACGAAAACAAATAGTACATATCAAATTTACTGGGAAATACCGCTTAGAAAAatttgggcctgaaagggttttAAACAAGTGATCTAAACGATCGGAAAGCTTTTTGTAGCGCAGCCTCTGCACCGGCAAGGCCAGGGATTCaactggtcggggttcagccaaatcacactaagcgccaatgaaaaattacccacTTTCTTGCACAAATTTTCCACTAGCGGatccaattgatcacaaatcgtatcggatatccttcTACCCTATAACTGAGGATACCCAACGACAAATGTACGAATGAATTGATATGATTTACTTTCGGTTTTCattctacgaacaaaatatcacaagtcagtcaaaaaggcgcttggtgcggtttcgctgaaccccgaccaactgTCCTGAGGCAGACGTTATGCACGCatacaaaaaaggatgagattgagcaacgattgttacgcgcacataaaagttatcgcacgcgagtctcacgaaacttgtgtacctcacattaacattggtgggtcgcattgagacatctcaatgtGATCAGCACGTGCGCTGTTTGCCATGACAAACCTTGAGCAAACAACAGCGGAGGTGCGTAAACCTGCTTaggtggaaaattttcattcaataatatcgtcgtCTTAGTAACACCAGCCATGCATTCCcagcgcatgagatgagtctcaaGAGACGTACATTCAAacacgctcactcagttattttatgcgcgctagcttctctcgtcgctcTGAATCGATGTACGAGCGGTTTTGTAGCTTATGGCAcactagtgctgtccaatgagcagctcgaagttgttcccgtcctgctcgttcttttttgtcaacaaacgggcatgagcaggacagggagaaacttcgagctacttcaagctctcattggacagcactactgtctcatccatgtataaTATACGAGCATTAAAAGGATCTGGTCCTATATATTTTAAgcactttttagtggaatgtattcaaccgtctaagacgagtttagtactctccattaaattccactacgttttgttatctttgcagatacgtatttcgaccgcaactgtgtggtcgtcttcagtgtctcgtacttgactcgacttcctaGTCGGGTGATGACACATTTGACACCGTTTTACGTCATAACGTGCCGAAGATCGGCAATGATTTCTGCCGTGTTTACCGAGGCAGATCCGGCACAAATAGATGCTATGAACAACTTTCCAGCGATCATCCCGATCTATCTTCTTGAAGATATTGCATTCCCTCACACAATGATCAGCAGATCAAACAACTTACCGAACTCTCTGGAGCAGCGCGTAGATAATTTGCTCCGGGCGTCCGTTTGCATAACCTATGGCACTGATGCAGGTAATATCAGGCGACTGCGAACTACCTCGAGAGCACCTCCCTTTTGGCACCTGTGTAGACGACCAAGATTTTCTAGATTACTAAATCCGCACGCATCCGTAGAGGTGTTGAAAGCACTGAAAAACATTGGCCACTCGTCTGGGTAGCCACTGGAAAACGGCAGTTCTTTCAGCATAAAGTTGACGAGACGTAGGTGCACAATCGTCAATATGCGCGGATGGCATCAATTGAGCTCCGAGGGGCACATTTGAAATGTGTGGGTTGGATTGATGTAGGCTTATTGAGGAAGAAAAGGGTATTTATTGTATTCGTCTGGTTCCGGAATTAATGGTTGGAACCGTCGCCATACTTGCCGGCGCAGAAATGAGCTGATTCTGGCTGACAGCGACCTGATTCAGTCGAGCTATCCAGTCTTCAAGACCACCGGGCGTTGCCGCTTCATTGCCGGTCGTTTCACCGATGCCGTTTTGGATTTCGTATCGcaccttccaggcctcttgttcCAACTGCAACTTCCGGCGCTCCAATTGGGCAGCTTGCTCCATTTCGATCCCCTTCAGTATGTGCGCTTTTCTTTTCTCGAATAATTTGAGGTTAAGCCGGGTGTCTTTCCCGATCGCATCTGGGCCGCGGGCGGAGGtcaaatatagtatattaatagagtatatttggcGGAGGTGCTTATTTGTTGCTTTCCCACACCGACTTACGCACTCGGGTCTCCGAGAGCGCCGTCGGAACTAGATTTGGCTACACATCTGGAACACTTCTAATTTTTTAAACTTCACTTTATCCAGAACATTCGCAATTTTCTTCGGTGAAATAAACTGGTCCGAGCAGTCGTTGGCCTCAGCATCGATGCTGAAAAGCTTTCCACGTCGGAGAACAGGATTATAATTTTTCCCTTCTTCAACAAAGAAAGCAATCTTTTTGAACGAGGCAGTCTTGACGTTTCTCTCAAGCTTTGGAAGGTACATGCAAGTCTTCTTTGATGGTTTTCGCATGGATTTCTTAGTAATTTTGACTTCCTTGGCAAGTTTTCTGATGGAACGCACCAGGTTGCGAGCATTTTTTCCACGAGCCGATTGGATCACGTTTGGCATACGTGCAAAGCACGGACGTCCACTTCCCGGCTTCCGCTGCTTAGACTCATCATGCAGAGACATTTTAAGGCGATAAACTGTGACCAAATAACATCCTACCACcagactgccgtaatctggaaaagtgacgtatacgccattttccaaaaatggtgtcaccgagtagtactcatcgtactctttaacagaaaaatggaaaacatgtatgttgtaaaatggcgcatacgtcacttttttcagattacggcagcatagCAATTTCATTCGGCGTCTTCTAGGCGAGCAACAAACTAGTAATCACTTCTTTTGCgtacatttttacaaatttgcaATGAAACAATTACAATCTCTCGATGCGGCATTTGaaagtaaacataaacaaatatactttcaacagaaattagtcACTAGCTACTCGAACCAACCCTATATTCAAGTTTGCacattttcgcattattttctcCCGCTCCCTGTATGTCTTTACACTTATCAGACTTTGGCGTGaatggttcaacttctcataaaactttcgtgtgttataaacgcgttacagttgctccgtcttttgctcttcacggtctcgatcctttctctgatcgaatatctctccagtcatcttcaagagacgctgcgcctagttgctcttccgttgggagtgccacttccagctgctgcgcgtagtatTGGGCTATACTATCTTATTTTGTTGATAGCCGTTATTATCAACATCAATGCAATGGCTAACGTTAAGGTTCTTAGAAAGATTTTTGTAGACATTGTCGAATATTAGAGAAGCAGAATTTCTCATGAGATCATCATCTGTCTTTTCCAGGGCCACAACGTCACAACCGTCGAGGGCAACTCCAAGTTGCACGTGTACGTTAACTCGAAAACGATCGGTGAGTATCAGTGCGTGGCATGGTTTGGAGCCTCGGCGATCGCTTCGATCCCCGCGAGGTTAACTCTTGCCACGATCAGCCTGGAATCCAGTATTAGCAACAGTGGCAGCGCTTACAACAACTACGGATCTCTGCGAAGTAGTCTCAGTGACAGCCCCCATAATACACGAAACGATCGTGTTCCGTCGGTAATGAGGAGAGTGATGTCTCCCATCCAACAGCAGCACCTGAAAATTTCACCTGGCAATAGTATTATCATTAAATGCGGCGAGGTGGCCTCCAATCCACCAGCCATCTGGAGCTACTACAAGTAAGATTCCGAATAATTTAACCCTTTTAAAAATCtaagggtttttttttgttatacagGGATGAAGTGGCCATTCCAACGAACGTCCCGCAACTTCCGACCGGGGGATTGATCCTCGCGCAAATAACTCCACAGGACTCTGGAACATACCGCTGTTCCGCCATCAACTCCATTACGGGAAACGAGCTCAAAATGCCTCAGAAGACAACCATTCTGGTCGAATACACGCCCCGATCAGCGCCGAAAGCAATCTACAAACCACAAAACGTATCGGTAGCTCCCGGAGCAACCGCACTGCTCGAATGCCCCGGCGTAGCAAATCCCATCCCCCGGGCGTCTTGGTTACGACGAGACGGTCTGCCCCTCAGTGATCGCTCGGAAATACTTCCCTACGGGCTTCAGCTCACCGCTGTGACCTCCGACGATCAAGGAGAGTACGTGTGTCGCTTGGACAATGGTATTGAGCCGTTTTTGTTCCATACCATTAAGCTTACCGTCCTCGAGTCCCCGAAGATCGTCGAACCTCCCCGAACGACCCTTACCAACGAAAGCGAAAGTCTAGAATTGGAATGTATCGCCAAGGGATCTCCGACGCCTGACATTTACTGGATGATCAATGGAGATTACACAAAATGGGATCGACTGATCAAATCCAACGGGACAAAGCTGCTCATCAAATCGGTGGAGAAGAAGCATGCCGGAATCGTGCAGTGCTTCGCCCGAAACGAGGTCGGTGAGGTTAGCGAGGGCAACCTGTTGCAGGTCAACCCGAAGCAGATCCCCGGCGGTGTGGAGACAGTGCCACTGGGGTCGGTACCAACCGGTCCCAAGGGGAATGAGCACAACGGAAAACGTCCAAAGGGTGGAAAGAAACACAAGCACTGTGAGTATTAGAGGGTTTTCAAAAATGTCTTTTTATTGTCTTGTGTGTTTAGTTCTTTATCGATCAGTGGAATTAAAGTGGTTACATCCAGTGGAAATTTCTCCCGCCGAGGAGGTCCTCGATCTATGCCGCTCCACAGCTGTTGGTTCGGTAGACGGCAGTTTTTCGCTAGGAAGAGCTCGAAAGCACCTTCTCGGGCTTCCAGACGATCGAAATCGTTCCGGATCAACTTAAACTTGCTGTCCGGAAAAGTTGAGCAAATTTCGGCGTAGATTTTTTCGGCCATTTCTCGGTAGATGGGACACTTCAAGCAATGTTCCACCGTAATGATGGCCAGCTCCGGATCGAAGTGCTTGTCGTCACAGTATAGCAGATTTTTGTCCACCTTTTGCTTTTTGCCCTTCTtgcctttttttccttttttgccAGGAGCCTTTTCGGATTTTTCGGAGGGTTTAGACTTAACAGATGATTTTGATTTCCCGGCTTTCTTCGGTGGCATTGTTTTGACACGAGAGATTATAAAATCAAAGGTTGCTCTTTAGCGGGCCATGATGAATCTTTCTTTTATTACAAGACGAACGAAGACATTATTAACGAAGACATTATTAAGACGAACGAAGACGTTATTTACGAAGGAATTGTTGtagaaatcaagaaatttctttggaaattccaataggtattttccaggaaattccaGTGGAAGTTCCTTCGTAATTTCATGTAggattttcttaggaaattattttagcaattcctttagaattttccaggtttcttttggaaatttctttgaatattttttcagtaTATCCTTCAGACAATCTTTCCAAAATTCCCTCCAGgaataaattagaaaattacatcaggaattccttttggcATTCCTTTGTTAAGGCCTTTGTAAATTCATCCATAATATCTTTTGgaacttccttttcctttcagTGACATCAATGCTTTAATAAAACTTATTAACTTATGGATTATAAGAATAATCCAACTTCGtttttctactgaattgataatatttctAATCCTTACCATTCTTCAATGACCATACATTTCCCCCTAGTGGTGATGATCCCGCCATCGAGACCGAATATCACTCGCCTGTCGGACGAATCGGTCATGGTACGATGGTCGGTACCGCCATCGGATGGGCTACCGATTCAGTTCTTCAAAGTCCAGTACCGTATGCTCGGTGATCCATCCCGCAACATTGCCCGCACCCAATGGATGACCGAAAACGAGGACATCGCCCCCTACACGCGCTCATACGAGGTGAACGGTTTGAAGTCGGACCATTCGTACCGATTCCGGATCGTCGCCGTGTACTCGAACAACGACAACAAGGAAGGGGCCGCGTCTGGCAAGTTTCACCTGCAGCGGGGAATCAAAAGCATTCTTCTCGCTCCGACCCTCACTCGCACCGAAGCCGTTTCCCAGCACGCGATTGTCCTCCACTGGCAATTCCCACAGCACCTGCCGCAACCCATCGAAGGCTTCTACGTTTATTACCGTCCAGCCACCACAGCCGGTGAATATTCCAAGGCAACGGTTGATACGCCGACGGCACGTCATTTCAAAATCGACCATCTCGAACCGGGAACGTCATACGAGTTCAAGCTGCAGTCCTTCACGGCGGCTGCTGCGTCAGATTTCAGCGCCATCTGGACGGGTAAAACGCTGAAACCGCCCACAGTTACTCCGGCAATACCCACGGTCATAGCCGCGTCCGAAGCTAGCAGCGGAACAGGTGAAGTTCCCAACTATGTCTACATGGGGGTCGGAGGGTTTGTTCTGATTCTCGGAGGTGTCGTCCTGCTGTGCTGCTGTTGCGTAGCTTGCCGTAAAAAGCGAGGACCCGGCGTTGGTGAGTAGAACTTAGTACAGCACTGTCATCGATGTAGCAACGATTTACTTACAATTCCGCATTTCAGATGAGACGGACGCCAAGTCGCACATCCAGGTCGAGCAGAATGGGTTTCCCGGATCGGTTAGTAACGGTGGACCCCGGTCGCACCATCACAAAAGTCGAAACGGGATCAGTGCCCGCATGAACATTACGCCCAACCCGCTGGCTCAGGATGGGGATAAGGTAGGCTGAACCCGTTGCGTTGATTCGCTTATTTCGTTGACCCTCTTTTTTTCCACTTCTATCGAGTATAATTACATTCGTTTCGGATTACTAACACGAGCTTTTCCGTACTTGATGTACTTTAATTTGTGCCTCCAAACCGGGACGGATTGTAaatagattcctctttgctagATAGTAGCATTTCCGACGTGTTGGGCAGTTGCAGTGGTAATTCAAACGTAGACATTAGCTAAACGGATGGTTCAAATTAAAGTTACACCTGTTACTATTGATAGGAGAGTGTTCATGATTGTTCTAAAATAGCGTTGTTCGTTACTGTTGTACTAACGTTTTAGTGAGTATAAACCTAGTTGGAATTAGATCACCAGTGGTCTATTAATACCACTTTGAGGACAAGCGATTGTGGATTGTATATGCATTAATTTATCATGGGTGTACATATATCATTATTACATATTATATAATCATATAAAAGTTAAAACAAGTTAAATAGCATCGAAAGGATCATCATATGGAATCAAAAATGTATTAGctgtaaaagatttttttatagaaattatcTTAGAATGATTTCACAGCACAATTCCATATTCAGTGCActaaaattttattatattacATATTTCACTGCTGAAGTGCTGAGTCATTTTATCGACTGCAATACTGGCACAACTCAAAAATTTGAAAcgctatttttgaaaatttatagatTTCGAATTGTGCGAACTGTGTTGTCGAAAAGTGATAATCTATTGATAATAAACCATTTTTCAACTCCTACCATGACCATAAATCGTTCAGCATCTTGATTAGACAACTGCCAACATCAACCCAAAGAAATTCATCACCGATGTTACTTTCCCTGGTGTGTCTATTGCCCGTACACTACTAGTCTTACTTTCTTACGAGATTGATACGGCAGTgataaaagcaaaattcttctttatttaaacatgattttgttctacaattatttttttttacatgtacagtgatcggccgatttgaagtttgagatggtaggttttagcgcagctctcccagacccgcatgccgtattcgatcacagggatttgcttgtagacatcAAGCGTATTTTTAGGGACAATGACaaccgacggttgatcaaagggtacagtaattccaataagacgttacacttcgtcacaGTCCGTTTTttagtccccaggcggaacaaatTTAGGAGATTCAGAGTGGGAAAAAATGATGaactgggtcttcgccgcgttgatacagatcttgcagctggtgaggtactctgtcagagcatccaggcctcgttggagttttgccactagcgctctgatcactctaccgttgtagacgcacagtgtaaaaaaatggattattatcgaagtttcatgtacctctgattttttttcacagaaagttgggcaaggtcattagaaatgaggtacggggtgttttaaaatatttcatcggcgattttttgaaaaaagtgatttttattgtttttttctccaatataccgtacaaaaagtcaattgataacccaACACAGCATCAATCATTGTAATTAatcctaaaaattgaaaatgtacacatttgtaGACTTTTTCAGTAGAAAACCTATCTTGAAATagatcaaaatatttgaaaaatatcgatttctgtaattcaagccttcctaaactatgtttttattatttactagcagacccgacgaactttgtttcgcctaaaattgatttattctctgattagttctcgagttaatcagaaatgtgtgttccatttgtatgggagcccccctttccaaaagggggaggggtctcaaaccatttTAAGAACCTTCCGCGACcctaaaaacctctgcatgtaaattttcacgccgttcggttcagtagtttccgagtctataagggtcagacagacagaaattcatttttatgtatacaggttttttatatttttgcgtcattttattttttttagcaattatCATCTTTTTCCACCCAAATGTGGATCTCTATTGAATGTTGTACTCACATTTCTTTCATTCGACATTCGCACTATGTGACCAGTCCATTGtcagtctgccatattttaaAGGGTTCATATTTTTCTCTAGATACAGTGTCTCAACATTTGTGGGGTACATACCATGTACAATAACCTAATATAGTTCGCAGCACATTTTACTTGAAAACCCCAAAACCTTACTGGCCTGCTTCTTATAATTACCACGCTTCATGTCCGAAATAGACTATTGGATGGAGTTATACAGAGCAAACTCCATATCCGGTTGGATGTTACGGAAGCTATATTGTTGTTGCAAGCATATCTGTCTCACACGGGTACAAATCCATTCCCGAAAATGATAAatatgactcatgatttcatgaatctaGTGCGTGAAAATCTagtgttatgaaaatacaccatgaatttgaatcatgatttcatgatttgttTTATGATCTGTTTACCCATAACGCGTTGATGCGTTACGATTTGTAGTACCAACGACAAATCATAACGACGactcatgaaatcatgagtcattcaacctgaaatcatgaattgaACTCATGAAAATGGGAGCTCTATTCTGGAAATCATGAGTCAGTCGATCCGAAACCATGagtcgaattcatgaaaatgggAGCTCTTTTCATGATTGAGAACTCTACTTGTATAGCTTTTGTTTCTAGTTCCAgatgaaaatcgaaaaaaagtcTATAATTAAAATCGTTGCGCAACTAGTGCACATGTTTTGAAAGCTCAAGGGCTGTGTTGTATACCAGATTTACAATGCCACGAGATAAATAAGTGAAACATGCATCTTGATGTAAAACctcaaaaataatattatgCTTGCAAACTCCTGGCCATTTGATGTGGTGGTCGAGATGTTGAAGcattaagccccaaacgcaatataacggaacggcgacggaaacggcaaatttgccAGAaaatatgggctaactgtcaaattttccgtttccgtcgccgttccgttgaattgcgtttggggctttacaaTGAA
The nucleotide sequence above comes from Armigeres subalbatus isolate Guangzhou_Male chromosome 3, GZ_Asu_2, whole genome shotgun sequence. Encoded proteins:
- the LOC134223847 gene encoding interference hedgehog-like isoform X5, with product MFGTSIEDRLSETMTTHTASRTIEGSDGCHGTAQHRRHNFRRRPTGTMFTSAGSLLLTALVLSCPLLAVVKAMPHSSHHSSVSLPGVGSSSSNSNSGSSSSSSSGSTKSLGVYMIRSPESTTAPAGDEVLFECELNLIPERLEWRFRPQDAAGTRDDYTYLNRNGHNVTTVEGNSKLHVYVNSKTIGEYQCVAWFGASAIASIPARLTLATISLESSISNSGSAYNNYGSLRSSLSDSPHNTRNDRVPSVMRRVMSPIQQQHLKISPGNSIIIKCGEVASNPPAIWSYYKDEVAIPTNVPQLPTGGLILAQITPQDSGTYRCSAINSITGNELKMPQKTTILVEYTPRSAPKAIYKPQNVSVAPGATALLECPGVANPIPRASWLRRDGLPLSDRSEILPYGLQLTAVTSDDQGEYVCRLDNGIEPFLFHTIKLTVLESPKIVEPPRTTLTNESESLELECIAKGSPTPDIYWMINGDYTKWDRLIKSNGTKLLIKSVEKKHAGIVQCFARNEVGEVSEGNLLQVNPKQIPGGVETVPLGSVPTGPKGNEHNGKRPKGGKKHKHLVMIPPSRPNITRLSDESVMVRWSVPPSDGLPIQFFKVQYRMLGDPSRNIARTQWMTENEDIAPYTRSYEVNGLKSDHSYRFRIVAVYSNNDNKEGAASGKFHLQRGIKSILLAPTLTRTEAVSQHAIVLHWQFPQHLPQPIEGFYVYYRPATTAGEYSKATVDTPTARHFKIDHLEPGTSYEFKLQSFTAAAASDFSAIWTGKTLKPPTVTPAIPTVIAASEASSGTGEVPNYVYMGVGGFVLILGGVVLLCCCCVACRKKRGPGVDETDAKSHIQVEQNGFPGSVSNGGPRSHHHKSRNGISARMNITPNPLAQDGDKRECSRIVM